The stretch of DNA ATCTTTCCGCCCGTACCAGTTCATTATATCATATGTGACCGCCGGGGGCGCGGCTTTTTTATCAACCGCGCGCAGGCTATATGCTATAATACACCCTGTGATCGTCAAGCACATCTTCCGGGAAAGAAGCAATCACGTCCTCTGCTTCGTTGTCCCGGCACTCCTGTTCCTTATCTTCGTCTTTCCCGAGCATACCCTGGGTGAGATGGGCAAACCCGTCATAGGGGCTGAAGAGTACGTCAGAATATTGCCCTACGGTTTCACGGTCCCGGCGCGCGTCGACACGGGGGCCGCGACAACATCCCTCGACGCCAGGAACATACGTGTGGAAGACTCCACCGTTACCTTCACCCTCCCGCCCCAGTGGGGCGGCGCCACCATCACGGCCTCCATTGTCGACTGGAAACATATCCGCACGTCGGGATCGAGAAAGAAGCGGCCCGTTGTGGAAATGGAGCTGTGCATCGCCTCAAGGAAGCTGCGGGCCCGGGTCAACCTCAACGATCGCTCGCACATGAGATACCCCATGCTCATCGGCAGAAACGTCATCACGGGCAACTTTCTCGTGGATCCTTCGCGGTCCTTCACGAGACCTCCGGAAGCAGAGGGCACAGAGGACGACCGATGAAACGACCGGCACTGGCCGCTGCCCTGGCACTCATGGCCATATCGCTCATCATTGTCGCCTACCGGATCGTTTCCCTGGGATATCCCGTCACTCCCGCCCGGCCTGATCACGTATGGACCTTTCGCTTCGATGGAGTCCTGCAGGGAACCGGGAAAGACCCGCTCTTTCTCCTCTCATTGCCGTCACAACAGCATGGTCAGATCATACTCGAAGAATTCATCGGATCGGGATCGATGAATTTCAACCTTCTCAAGGAATATGACAACCGCATCGGCGTCTGGTCAGGCAAACCGCCGAAGGATGGTGAATACATATCGTACAGGGCCACCATCCTTTTCCAACACAGGGGGGCCGAAGGAACCGTCGTGCCGCCGCGACGATCCTATCCCTACGGTATCGCGGACGAGCAGATAGCGCTCGTCGAGGAACTGACGGGTCAATGGCGCGTCATGCCCCTTTCCACGCGGATACAGGTGGTCCTCGGATTTGCAAGGGTCGGCGCCGCCGGTTCCGGCAACGATCCCAACCTCACGAGACTCGATAAAGCGTTGGAAGGGTACGATGACATTACGAGGCTCCTCATCCTTCTGGCCGCTGTCAGTGTTCCCGCGAGGACCGTGGAGGGTATGGCCCTTGCCGAAGGGGTCACGGACACCACATTCCCCTGGGTTGAGGCGTGGACGGGACAGGGCTGGGAGCACATAGATCCCGAAAGCATGGAGGTGGTCCCCTCGGACAAGAGGTTCCTCCCCCTGAGTGCCGGAGGGATGTCGGCCGTCAGGACCTCCGGCGGCAGGCTTTCCATGAAGCGCTTTGAGCTGACCCGGGACATTATGGGCCGATGGCGCATCTTCTTCGAGAAGGTCACCCGGTCCGACAGGTTTCTTGACGTGTGGTCCCTCTTCAGGGTCCCTCCAGAGTTTCAACAGACCTTCAGGATACTGCTGCTCGTGCCCCTCGGGGCGCTCCTCATCGCGCTGCTTCGCAACATGGTCGGTTTCCAGACCTTCGGGATATTCATGCCCGTGCTCATGGCTCTTGCCTTCAGGAGCACCGGGCTTGGTTACGGTCTCGCCATCTTCGCCGCGATAATCGCCATCGGGTACGCGGCGCGACGATACCTGAACAGAATGCGGTTGCTTCTCATCCCCAGGATGTCCGTCCTCGTAAGCCTCGTGATATCCTGCTTCATCATCCTCGCTCTTGTGGGCAACAGGTTCGGGGTAAGGCAATTCATGGCCGTGGGTCTCCTCCCCTTCGTCATCCTTACCATGACGATAGAACGCTTCTACGTTGTTGTCGAGGAGCATGGAATGAGGACGGCGCTGCAGACGGCCGCGGGAAGCGCCGCGGTCTCGGTGATCACATACCTCATCATCCAATGGGAGGTCCTGCAGATCACCTTCTTCGTCTACCCCGAACTCCTCCTCTTCGTCATGGGGCTGCA from Syntrophorhabdus sp. encodes:
- a CDS encoding UUP1 family membrane protein, producing MKRPALAAALALMAISLIIVAYRIVSLGYPVTPARPDHVWTFRFDGVLQGTGKDPLFLLSLPSQQHGQIILEEFIGSGSMNFNLLKEYDNRIGVWSGKPPKDGEYISYRATILFQHRGAEGTVVPPRRSYPYGIADEQIALVEELTGQWRVMPLSTRIQVVLGFARVGAAGSGNDPNLTRLDKALEGYDDITRLLILLAAVSVPARTVEGMALAEGVTDTTFPWVEAWTGQGWEHIDPESMEVVPSDKRFLPLSAGGMSAVRTSGGRLSMKRFELTRDIMGRWRIFFEKVTRSDRFLDVWSLFRVPPEFQQTFRILLLVPLGALLIALLRNMVGFQTFGIFMPVLMALAFRSTGLGYGLAIFAAIIAIGYAARRYLNRMRLLLIPRMSVLVSLVISCFIILALVGNRFGVRQFMAVGLLPFVILTMTIERFYVVVEEHGMRTALQTAAGSAAVSVITYLIIQWEVLQITFFVYPELLLFVMGLQILVGRYTGYRLSELVRFRSFGSTDR